The following are encoded in a window of Diorhabda sublineata isolate icDioSubl1.1 chromosome 3, icDioSubl1.1, whole genome shotgun sequence genomic DNA:
- the LOC130441150 gene encoding proton-coupled zinc antiporter SLC30A9, mitochondrial yields MLSRKSLILSKYVLYQTISFCEKSCIHQNVRHKSIFYKLENKISWRSISWSKILCNEPSNDNKTDNANTKKDGSKKSKPVLEVISPKLKTTVKKESTVVLENVKEKSLQSEGENARILSADTIKKLKGKGEKEPEKEKAKPPPKKRKRVDLSVQSLERNFITPVKAMSDFLLKPSDLEALPKTKRRSPYESEPPITVYWRKDVEAKALEIWGTRENLQKEQLKRDIERKKYQQNIFTVKRRLRDFRREMGKSSDVIEDDGGLMSRSGKVVLTAVVINGANFLSKLCAWIWTGSHSMFSECIHSLADTINQLILAYGIHKSIQIADSYHPYGYSNMKYVASLISGVGIFCVGTGLSIYHGIAGLINPVPLEDFFWAYITLGGSFVSEGATCLVAFNSIRKGARQANMSVMDFIFRGQDPSVTVVLLEDFAAVIGVVLAAGCIGVSALTESTVPDAMGSLLVGCILGSVASFIIYTNVAALVGRSIPEESLEKINAELEKDIMIRAIHDVKGIDMGSYLVRYKAELDFDGRELTRSYLDKLDLNDLLDELKTIDNIDKIEEFMLKHGENIVDMMGGEIDRIEMKLRKKYPEIRHCDLEIL; encoded by the exons atgttaagtCGTAAATCTTTAATATTATCTAAATATGTGTTATACCAAACGATAAGTTTCTGTGAAAAAAGCTGTATACATCAGAATG TTAGACATAAAAGCATATtctataaattagaaaataaaatcagttgGCGTTCCATATCATGGAGCAAGATATTATGTAATGAACCCAGCAACGATAACAAAACTGATAATGCTAATACCAAAAAGGATGGAAGTAAAAAATCAAAACCCGTATTGGAAGTTATATCACCAAAACTTAAAACTACAGTAAAGAAGGAATCAACAGTGGTTTTAGAGAATGTCAAAGAGAAGAGTTTGCAATCTGAAGGTGAAAATGCAAGAATATTATCTGCAGACactataaaaaaacttaaagGAAAAGGAGAAAAAGAACCGGAAAAAGAAAAAG ctAAACCACCccccaaaaaaagaaaaagggtAGATTTATCAGTGCAATCTCTTGAAAGAAACTTCATCACACCTGTTAAGGCTATGTCAGATTTTTTGTTAAAGCCATCTGATCTTGAAGCACTTCCAAAAACTAAAAGACGATCACCTTACGAATCAGAACCTCCTATAACTGTATATTGGAGAAAAGATGTTGAAGCTAAAGCTCTTGAAATTTGGGGCACTAGAGAAAATCTTCAAAAGGAACAGTTAAAAAGGGATATTGAGAGAAAGAAATACCAGCAAa atatttttacTGTTAAAAGAAGACTAAGAGACTTTAGGAGAGAAATGGGCAAATCTTCAGATGTTATTGAAGATGATGGTGGATTAATGAGTAGATCTGGAAAGGTTGTTCTTACAGCTGTGGTAAT AAATGGagcaaattttttatctaaactATGTGCATGGATTTGGACTGGATCCCATAGTATGTTTTCAGAATGCATACATTCTTTAGCGGATACAATAAATCAACTTATTCTAGCATATGGTATTCACAAATCCATTCag ATTGCAGATTCTTATCATCCTTACGGATATTCCAATATGAAATATGTGGCATCACTTATTTCAGGTGTTGGAATATTTTGTGTAGGAACTGGCTTGTCTATTTACCATGGAATAGCAGGTCTAATAAATCCAGTGCCattagaagattttttttgg GCCTACATCACTTTAGGTGGATCTTTTGTCTCTGAGGGTGCTACTTGTTTAGTTGCATTTAATTCTATCAGGAAAGGTGCTAGACAAGCCAATATGTCTGTAATGGATTTTA tttttagagGACAAGATCCTAGTGTGACTGTGGTGCTTCTTGAAGATTTTGCTGCTGTGATTGGTGTAGTATTGGCTGCTGGTTGTATAGGTGTTTCTGCATTAACTGAGAGCACAGTGCCAGATGCCATGGGATCTCTATTAGTAGGATGCATTTTGGGTTCTGTTGCATCCTTTATAATATACACCAATGTAGCAGCTCTTGTTGGAAG ATCCATTCCTGAGGAAAgccttgaaaaaattaatgctGAATTAGAAAAAGATATTATGATCAGGGCAATACACGACGTAAAGGGTATCGATATGGGAAGTTATCTAGTCCGGTATAAAGCTGAATTGGACTTTGATGGAAGGGAGTTAACTAGATCATATTTAGATAAACTTGATTTAAATGATTTGTTAGAC GAACTTAAGACAATAGATAACATTGATAAAATAGAGGAATTTATGCTTAAACATGGCGAAAATATTGTAGATATGATGGGTGGAGAAATAGATAGGATAGAAATGAAACTTAGG aaaaagtatcCAGAAATAAGACATTGTGATCTAGAAATACTTTAA